In one window of Streptomyces griseus subsp. griseus DNA:
- a CDS encoding heme-degrading domain-containing protein translates to MTTTSPTISELIAQERRLTLPHFSYDDAFALGSLLVALARERHAPVAIDIRRGAQQLFHAALPGSSADNDAWIDRKRKVVERYGESSYLVGTRFRAKGTTFEESSRLDPDTYAAHGGSFPVAVEGAGVIGTVTVSGLPQAEDHAMVVEALEQFAATLGAEAAYGPGA, encoded by the coding sequence ATGACCACCACCTCCCCCACGATCTCCGAGCTGATCGCCCAGGAGCGCCGGCTCACCCTCCCGCACTTCTCCTACGACGACGCGTTCGCGCTCGGCAGCCTGCTGGTCGCACTGGCCCGGGAGCGGCACGCCCCGGTGGCGATCGACATCCGGCGCGGGGCACAGCAGCTGTTCCACGCGGCGCTGCCCGGCTCCAGCGCGGACAACGACGCGTGGATCGACCGCAAGCGCAAGGTGGTGGAGCGGTACGGCGAGAGCTCGTACCTGGTCGGCACCCGGTTCCGGGCGAAGGGGACCACGTTCGAGGAGTCGTCCCGCCTGGACCCGGACACGTACGCGGCGCACGGCGGTTCGTTCCCGGTCGCGGTGGAGGGCGCGGGCGTGATCGGCACGGTGACGGTCTCGGGGCTGCCGCAGGCGGAGGACCACGCGATGGTGGTCGAGGCGCTGGAGCAGTTCGCGGCGACGCTGGGAGCTGAGGCTGCGTACGGGCCGGGGGCCTGA